One window of the Trifolium pratense cultivar HEN17-A07 linkage group LG2, ARS_RC_1.1, whole genome shotgun sequence genome contains the following:
- the LOC123908348 gene encoding cell division cycle 20.1, cofactor of APC complex-like, with product MDSGSLSSPAVKIESRYPLRRKTSRENLDRFIPNRSAMDFDFAHYMLTEGAKGKENPVVCSPSREAYRKLLAEALNMNRTRILAFKNKPPTPVDLIPHEITLSIHQQDRTAKPRRIIPQTSERTLDAPGLVDDYYLNLLDWGSANVLAIALGNTVYLWDASNGSTSELVTVDEENGPITSVSWAPDGRHIAVGLNNSEVHLWDTASDKQLRTLRGGHRQRVGSLAWNNRILTTGGMDGRIINNDVRIRSPIVETYRGHEQEVCGLKWSASGQQLASGGNDNLLYIWDRGTASSSSPTQWLHRLEDHTSAVRSLAWCPFQRNLLATGGGSGDQSIKFWNTHTGACLNSVDTGSQVCSLLWNKNERELLSSHGFTQNQLTLWKYPSMVKMGELNGHTSRVLYMAQSPDGCTVATAAADETLRFWNAFGTPEVVTKAAPKARAEPFSHMNRIR from the exons ATGGATTCAGGATCTTTGAGTTCTCCCGCCGTCAAAATTGAATCACGCTATCCTCTTCGGAGAAAGACTTCCAGAGAGAAT TTGGACAGATTCATACCGAATAGATCGGCAATGGACTTCGATTTTGCTCACTACATGCTGACAGAAGGAGCTAAAGGTAAGGAAAACCCAGTTGTGTGCTCCCCTTCCAGAGAGGCTTACAGGAAGCTACTTGCAGAAGCTTTAAACATGAACCGGACCAGGATTCTAGCTTTCAAGAACAAGCCGCCTACGCCAGTTGATTTGATCCCTCATGAGATTACTTTATCAATTCATCAACAAGACAGAACCGCCAAGCCCAGGCGAATTATTCCTCAG ACTTCTGAGAGGACATTGGATGCTCCTGGCCTTGTGGATGATTATTACCTCAATTTATTGGATTGGGGAAGTGCCAATGTTCTTGCAATAGCACTTGGAAACACAGTGTATTTGTGGGATGCATCAAACGGTTCCACTTCAGAACTCGTTACCGTGGATGAAGAAAACGGCCCGATCACATCCGTAAGCTGGGCTCCTGATGGGCGTCATATTGCTGTTGGTTTGAACAACTCTGAAGTTCATCTGTGGGATACGGCTTCAGATAAGCAG TTGAGAACTTTAAGAGGTGGGCATAGGCAGCGTGTGGGGTCTTTGGCATGGAACAATCGCATACTAACAACTGGAGGGATGGATGGTAGAATCATCAATAATGATGTAAGAATTAGATCACCCATTGTTGAAACATACAGAGGGCATGAGCAAGAAGTTTGTGGGTTGAAATGGTCTGCTTCAGGTCAACAATTAGCCAGTGGTGGGAATGATAATCTACTTTATATCTGGGATAGAGGTACAGCATCTTCTAGTTCCCCAACACAGTGGCTCCACAGGCTTGAGGATCATACATCTGCAGTAAGGTCACTTGCTTGGTGTCCTTTCCAAAGGAATTTGCTAGCTACTGGTGGAGGTAGTGGCGATCAAAGCATCAAGTTTTGGAATACACACACAGGTGCATGCTTGAACTCAGTTGACACTGGGTCTCAGGTATGTTCCCTGTTGTGGAACAAGAATGAGAGGGAGTTGCTCAGCTCTCATGGATTTACACAGAATCAACTAACACTTTGGAAATATCCTTCAATGGTGAAGATGGGAGAGCTCAATGGTCACACTTCAAGAGTTCTTTATATGGCGCAGAGCCCGGATGGTTGCACAGTGGCAACAGCAGCCGCAGACGAAACATTGAGGTTTTGGAATGCTTTTGGCACTCCAGAAGTAGTCACCAAAGCTGCACCAAAAGCGAGAGCAGAGCCATTTTCACATATGAATCGCATTCGATAA
- the LOC123908635 gene encoding ubiquinone biosynthesis protein COQ4 homolog, mitochondrial-like: MVGGGIIKLKTWQQAAVALGSAVGALLDPRRADLIAALGETTGKPAFERVLQRMKSSPEGRAVLLERPRVVSANVGHAWDLPENTFGAAYAKFMGSRNFSPDDRPPVRFMDTDELAYVAMRAREVHDFWHTLFGLPTNLIGESALKVIEFEQMYLPMCLLSVVGGTARFSEKQRKLFYQHYFPWAVRAGTQCTDLMCVYYEQHFHEDLEDVRRKLGIVPVPAVP, from the exons ATGGTGGGCGGAGGTATAATCAAGCTGAAGACATGGCAGCAGGCGGCGGTGGCATTGGGTTCGGCAGTTGGAGCACTTTTGGATCCACGGAGAGCTGATTTGATAGCTGCTCTTGGTGAAACAACTGGAAAACCTGCGTTTGAAAGAGTTCTTCAAAGGATGAAATCTTCCCCTGAAGGAAGG GCTGTACTGTTGGAGCGCCCTCGCGTTGTATCTGCAAATGTAGGACATGCTTGGGACCTGCCAGAAAATACATTCGGTGCTGCCTATGCTAAATTTATGGGATCCAGGAACTTTTCCCCAGATGATCGACCTCCTGTGCGGTTCATGGATACTGATGAACTAGCCTATGTTGCTATGCGAGCTCGTGAAGTCCATGACTTCTGGCATACTCTTTTTGGCCTTCCTACTAACTTGATTGGGGAGTCAGCTCTGAAGGTAATCGAGTTTGAACAGATGTATCTTCCTATGTGCCTGTTGTCTGTTGTAGGGGGCACTGCAAGATTCAGCGAAAAACAGAGAAAATTGTTTTATCAGCACTACTTCCCCTGGGCTGTTCGCGCTGGCACACAGTGCACTGATCTCATGTGTGTATATTATGAGCAGCATTTTCATGAAGATTTGGAAGATGTTCGCAGAAAACTGGGAATTGTTCCTGTTCCTGCTGTTCCTTAA
- the LOC123908203 gene encoding putative multidrug resistance protein, with the protein MGNKGGFFRYADGFDKLLLFFGTLGCIGDGIQTPLTMLVLGNLIDDYARGGSDHTVSIDNINKYALKLVGIAIGVAFSAFIVGVCWTRTAERQTSRMRIEYLKSILRQEVGFFDKQSNSSTTFQVIATITSDAQTIQDTMSDKVPSTLVHLSAFFSSFIVALFLSWRLAVAAFPFSIMMIMPALIFGNSMKELGGKMKDAFGVAGSIAEQAISSVRTVYSYVGEKQTLKRFSSALETCMQLGIKQGQTKGVVIGSFGLLYATWAFQSWVGSVLVRTKGEKGGHVFCAEISIIWGGLSLMSALPNLASILDATVAATRIFEMIDRKPTINSTKEKGRILKRTRGEITFKEVEFSYPSRPDTPILQGLNLKVQACKTVGLVGGSGSGKSTIISLLERFYEPTCGEILLDGHDIKRLHLKWFRSLIGLVNQEPILFATSIRENILFGKEGASMEDVIAAAKDANAHDFIVKLPNGYETPVGQLGAQLSGGQKQRIAIARALVRDPKILLLDEATSALDSQSERVVQDALDMASRGRTTIIIAHRLSTIRKADSIVVLQSGKVVECGSHNELLQLNNGQGRIYTKMLHLQQISQNENAQHQINKSPHAMENLITSSHSSWQSTPIHHTFSAAQPFSAIYSISAIDSSFDDDYSSENLEKPYSSNISHWRLLQMNAPEWKHALFGCLGAISSGMCQPFYSYCLGIVASVYFIDDNSRIKSQIRLYSIIFCCIAAVNFISGIIQHYNFSIMGERLLKRVRENLLEKVLTFEIGWFDQEENTSAAICARLATEANLVRSLVAERMSLLVQVFVTALLAFVLGLIVSWRVAIVMIAMQPLVIACLYSKTVLMKSMSGKAKSAQRDASQLAMEATTNHRTITAFSSEKRILNLFRTAMDGPKKESIKQSWISGSILSMSQFMTTASIALTFWYGGILLNHKLVESQQLLQVFLILMGTGRQIADTGSMTSDISKSGRAISSVFAILDRKTQIEPEDTRHRKFKKTLKGDIKLKDVFFSYPARPDQMILKGLNLDIEAGKTIALVGQSGSGKSTIIGLIERFYDPIKGSIFIDNCDIKELHLKSLRSHIALVSQEPTLFAGTIRDNIVYGKEDASEDEIRRASRLANAHEFISSMKDGYNTYCGERGVQLSGGQKQRIAIARAMVKNPSILLLDEATSALDSVSENLVQEALDKMMVGRTCVVIAHRLSTIQSVDSIAVIKNGKVVEQGSHSELLNNRSNGTYYSLIRLQQSH; encoded by the exons ATGGGAAACAAAGGTGGATTTTTCCGTTATGCAGATGGATTTGATAAGTTACTATTATTCTTTGGAACTTTGGGTTGCATTGGAGATGGTATACAAACTCCACTCACTATGCTTGTTCTTGGTAATTTGATAGATGATTATGCTCGTGGTGGTTCTGATCATACTGTATCCATTGATAATATCAACAAG TATGCTCTCAAGCTAGTTGGTATTGCCATTGGAGTTGCTTTTTCTGCTTTTATTG TAGGAGTATGTTGGACAAGAACTGCAGAAAGACAAACTTCGCGAATGAGAATTGAATATCTTAAATCAATCCTAAGGCAAGAAGTTGGTTTCTTTGACAAGCAAAGTAACTCTTCCACAACATTCCAAGTAATTGCAACCATAACTTCTGATGCTCAAACAATCCAAGACACCATGTCTGATAAG GTACCTAGTACTCTAGTTCATCTGTCAGCATTTTTCTCTAGCTTTATAGTGGCACTATTCCTCTCTTGGAGACTTGCAGTAGCTGCTTTTCCATTTTCAATTATGATGATCATGCCAGCACTCATATTTGGAAATTCTATGAAAGAGCTTGGTGGTAAAATGAAGGACGCGTTCGGAGTTGCTGGTAGCATAGCAGAACAAGCAATCTCATCGGTTCGAACTGTTTATTCGTATGTAGGTGAGAAGCAAACACTGAAAAGGTTTAGTTCTGCTCTTGAAACATGTATGCAGCTTGGCATAAAACAAGGTCAAACAAAGGGAGTGGTTATTGGAAGTTTTGGGTTGCTATATGCTACTTGGGCATTCCAATCTTGGGTTGGAAGTGTTCTGGTTAGGACCAAAGGAGAAAAGGGTGGCCATGTGTTTTGTGCTGAAATAAGCATTATTTGGGGTGGATT GTCTCTGATGAGTGCACTCCCAAATCTGGCTTCCATATTAGACGCAACAGTAGCGGCTACTCGGATTTTCGAGATGATTGACAGAAAGCCAACCATAAACTCtaccaaagaaaaaggaaggatTTTGAAGCGTACAAGAGGAGAGATTACATTTAAAGAGGTTGAGTTTAGTTACCCTTCAAGGCCTGATACACCGATTCTACAAGGACTCAATCTTAAAGTTCAGGCATGTAAAACAGTAGGACTAGTTGGAGGAAGTGGTTCTGGCAAATCAACTATAATCTCTTTACTTGAAAGATTCTATGAGCCTACATGTGGTGAGATATTACTTGATGGACATGATATAAAGAGACTGCACCTTAAGTGGTTTAGGTCTCTGATAGGATTGGTAAATCAAGAGCCAATTCTCTTTGCAACATCCATAAGAGAGAACATTCTATTTGGAAAGGAAGGAGCTTCGATGGAAGATGTAATAGCCGCAGCGAAAGATGCAAATGCACATGATTTCATTGTTAAGCTTCCTAATGGATATGAAACTCCA GTAGGACAACTAGGAGCTCAATTGTCTGGAGGACAAAAGCAAAGGATTGCTATTGCAAGAGCTTTAGTAAGAGACCCTAAAATCCTACTACTTGATGAAGCCACTAGTGCTTTGGATTCACAATCTGAAAGAGTAGTACAAGATGCACTTGACATGGCTTCTAGAGGTAGAACAACGATCATCATAGCTCATCGTCTTTCCACAATTCGAAAAGCTGATTCAATAGTAGTTCTTCAATCAGGAAAAGTGGTTGAGTGTGGTTCCCACAATGAACTACTTCAACTAAACAATGGACAAGGTCGAATTTACACAAAAATGCTTCATTTGCAACAAATAAGTCAAAATGAAAATGCACAGCATCAAATAAACAAGAGTCCTCATGCAATGGAAAATCTAATAACAAGTTCACATTCAAGCTGGCAAAGTACACCAATTCATCATACATTTAGCGCCGCACAACCATTTAGTGCCATATATTCAATCAGTGCTATAGATTCTAGCTTTGATGATGACTACAGCAGTGAAAACTTGGAGAAACCTTACAGTTCCAACATCTCTCACTGGCGTTTACTACAAATGAACGCTCCTGAATGGAAGCATGCTTTGTTTGGATGCTTAGGTGCCATTAGCTCAGGAATGTGCCAGCCATTTTATTCCTATTGCTTAGGAATAGTTGCTTCAGTCTACTTTATAGATGATAACTCTCGCATCAAATCACAAATCAGGTTGTACTCAATCATCTTCTGCTGCATAGCTGCTGTGAACTTCATCTCAGGCATCATTCAACATTACAATTTTTCCATCATGGGAGAGCGTTTGTTGAAAAGGGTGCGAGAAAATTTGCTAGAGAAGGTGTTGACCTTTGAGATAGGCTGGTTTGATCAAGAGGAGAACACAAGTGCAGCAATCTGCGCGCGTTTGGCTACCGAAGCCAACTTGGTTCGATCCCTTGTTGCAGAACGAATGTCGTTGTTAGTTCAGGTTTTTGTCACTGCTTTGCTGGCTTTTGTACTTGGTTTAATCGTTTCATGGAGGGTAGCTATTGTGATGATAGCTATGCAGCCTTTGGTCATTGCATGTCTCTATTCAAAAACCGTTCTCATGAAGAGTATGTCAGGCAAAGCGAAAAGTGCTCAAAGAGATGCTAGTCAATTAGCAATGGAAGCTACTACCAACCACAGGACTATCACTGCATTCTCTTCCGAGAAAAGGATACTAAATTTGTTCAGAACTGCTATGGATGGTCCAAAGAAGGAAAGCATCAAGCAATCATGGATTTCAGGTTCTATATTGTCTATGTCACAGTTCATGACAACAGCATCTATAGCTTTGACTTTTTGGTATGGAGGCATACTATTAAATCATAAACTTGTCGAATCACAGCAACTCTTACAAGTTTTCCTGATTTTGATGGGCACTGGCCGACAAATTGCCGATACAGGAAGCATGACTTCTGACATATCTAAAAGTGGAAGAGCCATTAGTTCAGTATTTGCAATACTTGATAGGAAAACACAGATTGAACCTGAAGATACTAGACACAGAAAGTTCAAAAAGACTTTGAAGGGTGATATAAAACTGAAAGACGTGTTTTTCTCGTACCCTGCAAGGCCAGACCAAATGATTCTCAAGGGCCTAAATCTTGATATTGAAGCTGGCAAAACAATAGCATTAGTAGGACAAAGTGGCTCAGGAAAATCTACCATCATTGGCTTAATTGAAAGATTTTATGACCCTATTAAGGGTTCAATATTCATAGACAATTGTGACATTAAGGAACTTCATTTGAAAAGTTTGAGATCACATATTGCATTGGTGAGTCAGGAACCTACCCTCTTTGCAGGAACCATACGCGACAACATCGTATATGGTAAGGAAGATGCATCAGAGGATGAAATCCGAAGGGCTTCACGTCTTGCAAATGCTCATGAATTTATAAG TTCAATGAAAGATGGGTATAATACATACTGTGGAGAAAGAGGAGTGCAGCTATCAGGAGGGCAGAAGCAGAGAATAGCGATAGCTCGAGCAATGGTGAAGAATCCATCAATTCTTCTGTTAGATGAGGCAACAAGTGCTCTTGACAGTGTGTCAGAAAATCTAGTACAAGAAGCTTTGGATAAAATGATGGTTGGAAGAACATGTGTAGTTATAGCTCATCGTTTGTCAACTATACAAAGTGTTGATTCCATAGCTGTGATTAAAAATGGAAAGGTGGTAGAACAAGGTTCTCACTCAGAGTTACTGAACAATAGATCAAATGGGACTTATTACTCTTTAATTAGGCTACAACAGAGTCACTAA